In Nomia melanderi isolate GNS246 chromosome 5, iyNomMela1, whole genome shotgun sequence, a single genomic region encodes these proteins:
- the rept gene encoding ruvB-like helicase 2 rept, which produces MAAVAAAKVQEVREITRIERIGAHSHIRGLGLDDSLEPRHVSQGMVGQLMARRAAGVVLEMIKDGKIAGRAILLAGQPGTGKTAIAMAMAQALGMDTPFTSMAGSEIYSLEMSKTEALTQAIRKSIGVRIKEETEIIEGEVVEIQVDRPATGVGAKVGKLTLKTTEMETIYDLGNKMIDSLMKEKVQAGDVITIDKATGKINRLGRSFTRARDYDATGSQTRFVQCPEGELQKRKEVVHTVTLHEVDVINSRTHGFLALFSGDTGEIKSEVRDQINAKVAEWREEGKAEIVPGVLFIDEVHMLDIECFSFLNRALENEMAPVVIMATNRGITRIRGTNYKSPHGIPIDLLDRMIIVPTSPYQEKELKEILKIRCEEEDCEMAEDALTVLTRIALETSLRYAIQLITTASLVSRRRKSTEVNIDDVKRVYSLFLDENRSAQFLKEYQDDFMFNEIPEEAMEIS; this is translated from the exons ATGGCg GCTGTCGCAGCTGCAAAGGTTCAGGAAGTTCGTGAGATCACTAGAATAGAAAGAATTGGAGCTCATTCTCACATCAGAGGTTTAGGCTTAGACGATAGCTTAGAACCACGCcat GTGTCACAAGGTATGGTTGGCCAGCTGATGGCCCGTCGTGCGGCTGGTGTTGTCTTGGAAATGATCAAAGATGGAAAAATAGCAGGCCGTGCCATATTGTTGGCAGGTCAACCTGGCACTGGTAAAACTGCCATTGCTATGGCAATGGCTCAGGCTTTAGGAATGGACACTCCGTTCACTTCAATGGCAGGTTCTGAAATATACTCTTTGGAAATGAGTAAAACAGAAGCTTTGACTCAGGCTATTAGGAAATCGATCGGTGTCAGGATTAAGGAAGAAACAGAAATTATAGAAGGAGAGGTAGTTGAAATTCAGGTAGACAGGCCTGCCACAGGGGTCGGTGCCAAAGTTGGTAAACTAACACTGAAAACGACAGAGATGGAAACGATCTATGACCTGGGAAATAAAATGATCGACagtttaatgaaagaaaaa GTGCAAGCTGGTGACGTGATAACCATCGATAAAGCTACGGGAAAGATCAATAGATTAGGCAGATCGTTTACCAGAGCTCGCGACTACGATGCGACCGGATCGCAGACGCGCTTCGTGCAGTGTCCCGAAGGCGAATTGCAGAAACGTAAAGAAGTAGTACACACTGTCACATTGCACGAAGTTGACGTGATAAACAGCAGGACCCACGGATTCCTGGCATTGTTCTCTGGCGACACCGGCGAAATTAAATCAGAAGTACGAGATCAAATAAATGCGAAAGTTGCAGAGTGGCGCGAGGAAGGAAAGGCGGAAATCGTTCCCGGCGTTTTGTTCATCGACGAGGTTCACATGCTGGACATCGAATGCTTCTCCTTTCTCAATCGGGCACTGGAGAACGAAATGGCACCTGTCGTTATTATGGCTACAAATAGAG GTATTACAAGAATCAGAGGGACAAACTACAAAAGTCCTCATGGTATACCCATCGATTTGCTAGACCGTATGATCATCGTGCCAACGAGTCCATATCAGGAGAAGGAACTGAAAGAAATTTTGAAGATCAGATGCGAGGAGGAAGACTGTGAAATGGCTGAGGATGCTTTGACAGTGTTGACGAGAATCGCGCTTGAAACGTCGCTCAGATATGCGATTCAGCTGATAACTACAGCTTCCCTCGTCAGCCGTCGAAGGAAGAGCAccgaa GTGAATATCGACGACGTGAAGCGCGTTTATTCGCTGTTTCTAGACGAAAATAGGTCTGCACAGTTCTTGAAAGAATATCAGGACGACTTTATGTTTAACGAAATAC CGGAGGAAGCTATGGAGATATCGTAa